The window GTgccaatttaaaataaaataaaataagcaaAAGGAGACACAAACCTTGTAGCCTTTAATGCCAAACTGAAAAAGCTTAATTCCATTAGATTTGAGGAACTGCATGTTGTTCTCTGGATACGCATCTGGACACAAAGATCTTTCACACAAACAATAAAAGGACAAAAACCCTAAAAATCAGCAATTCTGATGTTTTCTATATAGAAGATACACTCAACTAATCTAAATGCTTACATGATTGAGCGAAGACCAAGAGTCTTGAGGAATGAGAAGTTAGACACGTCCGGGAATCCAGACCGGAAGATACCGTTGTCGACCATCGCGAAGTTCAACGGAGGAATCAAGTTAAGTTCCTCGCCCGCGGCGGAATCCTCTACCAATGGTGTAGCAAAAGCATCAGCCAATGGCGGCGGCGGAGATACGTTGCTCTGGTCAACCTTAGCTACTTCGATCGACTGAAAGACCTCGcttccatcatcttcttcctcctcagcTTTGGTAAACTTGTTCATCGTCTTCTCAATTAGTTTCATCCTCAAAAAGAAAGAGTTCTTGATCGGAGATTAGTTCTCTCAAAAGTGTTTGAATCAGGTCAAGATCTCTCTTTAAAGATTAGTTCTCTCAAAAGTGTTTGAATCAGGTCAAGATCTCTCTTTAAATTGTCTTTTGTGATTTCTTGGTTGGTTGGTTAATGGAGATGGTCGTTATGGATCGACGACCTTGTTGCTTTATATAGACACGCCATTGTTTGTAGAGAGATAGAAACTTAGGTTGTGACTTTTTATTTGAGAGAATAAGAAAAAGTAAAGAAATCTTTGTAGGAGATGATGAATGAGACTTACGTTTTTTTTccaattaattatgttttaaaaatattaatgcatgatgtaaatatttaacattactttttcaagtgaaaaagcATACGCACTGTATAGTAAAGTTctacattttttatttggagATAGATAATATGACAAAATCGTTTAACAAGTTAAGTTGAATTTTCGTGTGTACATTTTAATAAATACTATATTATCTTACTCGATAACGCATTAAATTGCTGACAATaacatatgtatatttttatatactgtGAATCTTTGACAAAAGAAAACGTATACAGTGAGACATTATACAATTAAATTTGcaataaaatgtaataaaaaagGGATGTTGTGGTAATGGTTCGCGGACGTATCTAGGTCAGTTCTAATAGGACCCGACCTGATCATGTCAGTATTTTATTGCTTCTATCAATCTCCTCAATGGATACCTCGTTTAAATATATAGTGGTAACACATTAAACGGTAAGGATTAAAGAGTAAAGAtgtatcatttattttatacaaTAGAAAGAATTAACTAGAGCACCGAAAAcgatattactattattttatacCGTTATTTCTTatcaaactatttttaaatgttttatttatttattagcgctaatttttatcttttactttATGTATATATCCGTTTTAAGTTACATTATATAGTACCAGCTGTATATTTTATCAGATGCATAGCTGtctatttttccaaattaacATATACTATGTCAgttgaaaaaaaacatatactaTCTCTCAGTATATTCTTTTACATAAAATAGTTATGATAGATTAATGACTTTTGATTCATGTATTTTTACATTTCCAAATTACAATCATTTCATGTTATAGTTTAATTATGCATAGATGTTAGTAGCCAGTGTCACTATTTTAAAGTCTAGCGTTTGGGTAcccattaatttttatttgagtTTGTTCAAGTTTCGGATTATTAGAGCATACATTTAAGCACTATTCGGGTACTTATACACAATAACTGGGGTTAAGTTTAGGTTTGTGTACTTGTTTTTGTTATCTAAAAGtatattaaaattctaaaattagttaaaaaCCTCAAagatccaaaagaaaaaaaattagaacaacatataaatttgaaaatctgTGATAGATACTATATACATTAATTGAGTATATAAgttacatatttatgttttaactcATTTTAGGTGCTtaatacatgttttagattgTATTCGTATTTTAACTCATTTGAAGTACTTAATACATGTTTTAGATACTCATTTTAGATATCAATGAAAATTTGAGTATTTTTAAGTACTTAATCGGTTTGGATTTAACTTCGGTATGTTTTCTGAGTTTTTAAGCAAAatctatttaaatatatatattgaatttagtttggtttggatctATTTTTTCTTGGTTCGGTTTTGGGTCAGTATTCGGATTCCACTTTTTTCCACCCCTAGTTTACTATTCTCTCTGTTTccgaaagtaagattttctaaaGTGTTCATGCGtattaagaatttaataaatgtttataatttaattttttttactttattatacactttccaataactttttaccaataaaatttaatcaattcaaatgtttttatttaatgtatcttaaaaatataaaaatgtaccttaaacatatagaaaatctatctttgtggaacaaaaaaaaaatctaaaacatcttACTTTCGGGAACGGAGAGAGTATTGTTTTGCATAAAtgaaatgtaatatatattgaaaataaccGATCGTCTGTAATTTAGTTGTATCAGTATTATTACCTCTAGTAATGTGTGTGTAAAgacaatatatataaagaataatTACGATATGTAAATTACTACAAACCGAATTATTATAATAACAAAAGctaaaaattaattatgaaatgTTCCTACTATTTGAAGTAGTTCATGTAGATTGTAAAGCAACAAGACATCTATAGAAGACTGAACGAACTCTCATGACCAATCAAAAAGTTGTGCTCAAAAGAGTTTGTGCAGTTTTCTTTGTTTACATACCTTACATTATATCCCTTACTAAATTTGTAACAATATTAGATCAATGTTCATGTGTTCGTATATAATGGACAAGCACAATAACTTATTAATCAAACTTTGACAGCCTGCTGCAACCTGCAACATTGTATGTAAACAAAAGTTCAAACTCCGAAACTATAAACTTCTGGTTGGGTTCAGTCAGCGATCGAATGTGTTTCAACTTCAATGTTGAGATAATATTGTATTGAGTAGTTATCTGAGTCATTTGTCATCCACGTCACGTTATTTCTTCTACAACATAAATGGAAAGAAAGCCGctgtcaaaaaagaaaaaaaactggaACTAATGCCAAACAATTTCTTAATATATACAgaaatatactataataattaGAGAATCTTTTGCTATTTAACAACTGAATTTGACCATAATGAGCTAATAaatgtaaattaaaattaaaaatattctttccgttttttaatataaatcgtttAAGAATTGtacacatagattaagaaatcattaattttttatattttctaaacaaaaacatcattaattatttacataaccacaaattaacttataataaaatagaaagtatattatcattggtcatataacattaaatgttaataaattttatacagaaaaccgaaaacgtcgtatatttagaacataaatttttttgtaaaacgatttatttaaaaaaaaacagagagggTATAGTTCACCGGTGACGAAGATAGAAAGTTGATTTAGATTATTGTTATACTTTTTTGCCAACAAGTTTTGTTATATTTAGAAGACCAATTAGAGACAAATGTTGGAAATGAGGAGAAACATTAGTATAATTCGGTTTCTTTTTCGTCGTTTCGctcaaaaaataaatacataacaataaaaatcaaaatgaaataaatgaaatgaaaaaacTAATGGGAAATTGAAAAGGCACATTCTGTGGAATATTCTTCAGATATGGAAAAGGTTATTGCGCCCCGAGCTGAGCTGGGCTCCACATACCGTAAAGAGCTCACCGTGTCAAGAATGTACTGTCAAACCctaatttttgaatttattattttgttataactaactCTTGTGTTAATTCGCAGTTTACGTATTTAACATTAGTTCCGCTGCTGCTTCGATAAACTTGTAGTCATGCAACTGAATATTGCTGTAAATTATGTAGTCTTTGGGCCATTTTAACCTCACAtctttagagcatctccaaaagacattctataacttcaaatatgaagttttttgctctcaaaaaaaaaacttctaaacttcaaatttgaaattttgaaaagtgaaactctatatttgaagtttcactattcaaaacttcaaatttgaagtttcatatttttatttgcattttggttcCTACAATCACACACCACCtttgttataatttataaatattttcctgtttattgttttaatccttaaaaaaattatatatcataaacatttttaattttgtttacagattttaaattttacacataaaattaaataaaactttaaaataagatttaaaatattttaagctagatttagacaacaataatatacaaaacaaaacttaacaaaaagatttttaaaaattacatgaagacataaatattactcaaatttaaatattataagtttacaacaacactaatagtcaggtaagtttgatccggaacattcaaaatttttaaatattgtccaaatttttttg is drawn from Brassica rapa cultivar Chiifu-401-42 chromosome A05, CAAS_Brap_v3.01, whole genome shotgun sequence and contains these coding sequences:
- the LOC103867587 gene encoding tyrosine-protein phosphatase DSP1 isoform X2, whose translation is MKLIEKTMNKFTKAEEEEDDGSEVFQSIEVAKVDQSNVSPPPPLADAFATPLVEDSAAGEELNLIPPLNFAMVDNGIFRSGFPDVSNFSFLKTLGLRSIISLCPDAYPENNMQFLKSNGIKLFQFGIKGYKEPFVNIPDHKIREALKVLLDEKNHPLLIHCNRGKHRTGCLVGCMRKLQKWCLTSIFDEYQRFAAAKARVSDQRFMELFDVSNFKQIPMSFSCSSS
- the LOC103867587 gene encoding tyrosine-protein phosphatase DSP2 isoform X1, which codes for MKLIEKTMNKFTKAEEEEDDGSEVFQSIEVAKVDQSNVSPPPPLADAFATPLVEDSAAGEELNLIPPLNFAMVDNGIFRSGFPDVSNFSFLKTLGLRSIISLCPDAYPENNMQFLKSNGIKLFQFGIKGYKCPPGLENEVWLHLWNSKCQKEGSYTNANSKTSEPFVNIPDHKIREALKVLLDEKNHPLLIHCNRGKHRTGCLVGCMRKLQKWCLTSIFDEYQRFAAAKARVSDQRFMELFDVSNFKQIPMSFSCSSS